A window of bacterium genomic DNA:
CGTACCGTTGACCCGGACGGCCTGTCGTTTGTGAACGTCAACACCCCCGAGGATTTCGCTGTCATCGGACGGGGGAAAACGCCCGCATAGGAGTTCAGAATGTCCATTGAGGAAAAACTTGTAGAGCGGGGGTTGGCTCTCCCGAATGCCCCGGCTCCTGTGGGGGCCTATGTCCCCTATGTCCAGAGCGGGAGCCTGCTGTTCATCTCCGGTCAGATCCCGACCCGCGAGGGCCGTCCGGTGAAAACCGGAAAGGTGGGAGCGGGCGTGAGCGTGGAGGAAGGGCAGGAGTGTGCCCGCGTTTGTTTTCTGAATGCACTGGCGCAGGCCAAGTCGGCGTTGGGCGATCTGGCGCGCATCGGCCGGGTGGTCCGCATGACGGGGTTTGTCGCCAGCGCGGATGGCTTTACCGATCAGGCCTTGGTGATGAATGGTGCCTCAGAGCTCGCGGCCGCACTGCTGGGCGATGCGGGGGCGCACGCCCGTCTG
This region includes:
- a CDS encoding RidA family protein, which codes for MSIEEKLVERGLALPNAPAPVGAYVPYVQSGSLLFISGQIPTREGRPVKTGKVGAGVSVEEGQECARVCFLNALAQAKSALGDLARIGRVVRMTGFVASADGFTDQALVMNGASELAAALLGDAGAHARLAVGVSELPLGVPIELEVILEVK